Part of the Sinomonas atrocyanea genome is shown below.
CCAATGGAACGAGGTCCTCGCCGGGCTCACCTTCCAGCGCCTCGACCCCAATCTGCAGTTCTGGGGTCTCGTGGCCGGGGTCTTCGGCACCTCGATCTCCCCCTACCTCTTCTTCTGGGAGAGCGGACAGCGCATCGAGGAGATGCGCGCCAAGTCCGAGAAGGGAGACCGCCCCGCCGCCGACACAGACATCCCCGACTACAAAGCCATCCGCCGCCGCAGACAGCAGCGCATCGACGTCGTGACCGGCATGACCGTCTCAGTACTGATCATGTTCGCCATCATCGTCGCCACCGGCGCCACCATCGGCCGGCACCCCACCGACATCAACTCCGCCGCCGACGCCGCCCAGGCCCTGAAGCCCGTGGCTGGGCCCCTGGCCGGTGCGGTGTTCGCCCTCGGATTCATCGGCACCGGGCTGCTGGGCGTCCCGGTCCTGGCCTCGGCAGCGTGCATCGGCTTCAGCGGCCTCACCGGCAAGAACTGGGGCTTCGACCGCAGCCCCCGCAAGGCCCCCCTCTTCTACGGGCTCCTGGTCGCCGGGCTCGTGGTCGGAACCATCCTCTCGGCGCTGTTCACCGACGCGATCGCCCTCCTGGTCCTCTCGGCCATGATCAACGCCATCGCGGCGGCCCCGTTCCTCATCGTCGTGCTCCTGATCGCTGGGAGCCGTCGAATCATGGGCGACAGGGCGAACCGCGCACTCTCAAGCACCATCGGCTGGGCGACCGCTGCGATCATGGCCGCCGCCGGAGTCATGGCGATATGGGCCCAGCTCTCAGGGAGCTGAATTCTCGCAGGCAGCTGAGCCCTCTCCCGGGCGGCCGCCGGCAGCACCCTGAGGATCCGCTGCCTCAGTCGAAATGCGTGGTGGGGTGAGGCTGTCCGAAACAGGCCCGGATCCGGACGCGATCCGTGCAGCTTCACTTTGCGATCATTCGAAGCCGTGAGGAGGAAGCCCACGGCCTATTCACGGGTCCTTCCGGATTCTGCCGTGACCACGCCTGCGGACAGCTGATCGGGGTCCGGGATCAAGGGGGCCGATGTTCCCGGCAGGTTGCGTTTGCGTCTTCGTCGAGCCCTTCCACCGCGGCCGCTGCCACGACGGAGAGGCTCTCGGCGATGCTCAGGAGCGCCACGGTGCGGGCCTGCCCGAACCGTCCCGCAACCTCGGGATCGGCCGCGCCCTCCTCCTGGGACGCCTCGAAGTAGGCCAACGCCACATCGAGCGGTTCGAATGCCACGGCATCGCTCCTCATGTCACGGGCTGCATCCGACCTTTGAAGTCAGGATCGGACCATCGGCGGCAGCTGCTGGTCCGGGGTTCGGGTCTTCGAAGCGGTCGTTCCTGCAGTCCGCTGAGGAGGACTCGGAGGAGAACGGTCGAGGTACCTCGGCGTCGCCGACGCGCTCGCACGGCATTTCAGGTACCGGGAACCGCCCGGGCACGGACCCCTGCAGTACGCCGTCCCAACGGTCAACGGAGAGCTCAAGCGCTACATCCGCGACCAGTCCTGGACGGTGAGGCCGCCCCGGGGCCTGCAGGAGACCAGGCTCAGGCGCAACGCCCTGCGCCGCCGCCTGGCCCAGGAGCTCCGCCGCGAGCCCTCTGCCAAAGAGCTCGCCGCCGCCGCCACGCGCCCAGACGATGTCGCCCAGGCCCGGCTCACCGACGCAGCCAGAGTCGGACAGCCCATGGAAGCCGACGAGGCGCCCTTCACGCCGGAAGGACGCCGGCTCCCGTCCGTCCCCCCCAGGACGATCTCCGGTACGCCCGCGTCGCGGAACTAGCCGCACTCAGGCGCGCCCTCTCGGACGCCTCCGGCCAGGAGAGGCACCTCCTGCGGCTGCGCTTCATCGAGGAGATTATCCGGGAACAGATCGCGCACGAGCTGGGAGTCAGCCAGATGCAGATCTCGCGCCTCCTCGTACGGATCCTCGACAGTCTGCGCCACCGCCTCTTCGACTGACGGTCACACCTGGGCACGGCACCAGACTCCTCTCGCCCCTTTCGGTAGCGGCCCGGGCGCCTCGTGCCAGCGCTGGGATTGGGAACGAGCTGGCCCTCCCACCGAGGCGCTCCGGCTGTGCACGGACGCGTATCCATCCCGCTGATGACCTGTCATGGCGGCGGGTCCCCCCCGGTAGCCCGAGTCCACGAAGAGCAGCGACTTCGTCCCAGACGCGGACCCTCTGGCGGCGAGGGAGGTCCGCTCGGACATCAGGGCGTGGTCAAACTCGGCGACGGCATCGATTTCGAAGAAGCCCAGATCCAGACGTTCCTACCCCTGCCTGACCCCAGCGTGAGCGCCGAGCATCGACACCTGACGCTGTCTCGGTTGGGGTTCCTTCGATGGGACTCCGTGTCATGCTGTTCAGGACTGTAGCGCCGCCCGCTCAACGGGCCTGCCGGTCTCGTACGTTGCGGCCACCGTACGAGTAGCACCCACGGTCCTGCCCGCGGCGGGCGACTGCTCGGGTCTCTTGGGCCTGGATGGGAGCGGCCCCGAGCCGTCCAGCTCGGAGTCGACGCCGCGCTCGCCCTGCGCTGGAAGCTCATCGCCGACGTGGCGGCCTCGATCACCGCGGGAGAGCCATGAGGCGCGGCAGCAGGCCGGAGGAACCACCCCAGGACTCCGCCCGCGAACTTACCGCCCTCGTGGATGTGCTGCTCCACGCCGCCCAGCCCGCGCTGGACGCCGACCGCTGAGGACAAGACCGCTGCGGTCAGGCTCCCCCACCCCCGAGGTTCCGCTTGGCTGGACAGAGCCCGGGTCGGGATGGGCTGCCCGTGCCCGGCGCTCAAGGACGCTCGGCGTCGCTGCCTGCCTCGCCCATCCGAGGGTGTGGCCGGCGACCACAGGTGCGGTCACCCCGTCCGGCTGGGGGGTAGCTGGGCGGGGCGCCGGGTGCCGGCTTCCCATCCCGAAAGGCGGCAGGCCAGCACAGTTCGACGATACGGCTGGCGCATCGAGCCGGCCAGAGGACTTCGGCCCGCCCTGGCCGTGGAGCCGCCCTCGCCCGTCGCCCCCCCTTCCCCCGCCCGCGTGGACGGCACACCAGGCCGGGACGGCGGGACGATCACGGAGGGCCCTAAGCCCCTCACGCTCCCAGAGCCCTCCTGCGAGCATGGAGTGCAGCCCCGCCCCGAGGCCGCACCCCCCGTGGACAGGGCTTGAGCAGTCCATCGACCGACGAGGATGACGGAGAGGTATCCGATATGGGCGCTGCAGAAAACGCCGAAGTGGTCCGGCGCGGCTATGAGGCCTTCAACGCAGGGGACTTGGCCGCCCTGAGCGAGTTGTTCGCGGA
Proteins encoded:
- a CDS encoding Nramp family divalent metal transporter, producing MANTRERARKTPARLGWRGWLKALGPGLVTGSADDDPSGVATYAQAGAQYGYAAVWTAPVVLPMMIAVQEMCDRTATATGETLGKLARRRFGRAGAIVVGILLLCLLVANIVNVGADLMAVGKGMELLGAGPSQLWAPIAGVGLGVLLMTGSYKLVSKVFIWLCLALFAYVVVMFLAGVQWNEVLAGLTFQRLDPNLQFWGLVAGVFGTSISPYLFFWESGQRIEEMRAKSEKGDRPAADTDIPDYKAIRRRRQQRIDVVTGMTVSVLIMFAIIVATGATIGRHPTDINSAADAAQALKPVAGPLAGAVFALGFIGTGLLGVPVLASAACIGFSGLTGKNWGFDRSPRKAPLFYGLLVAGLVVGTILSALFTDAIALLVLSAMINAIAAAPFLIVVLLIAGSRRIMGDRANRALSSTIGWATAAIMAAAGVMAIWAQLSGS